A part of Aurantimicrobium sp. MWH-Uga1 genomic DNA contains:
- a CDS encoding response regulator transcription factor has translation MHSNGGRRAPATLAILDDHGLLVESITSWFSENAPDFDVVCSETSWAGCLGNPAFPADMVLMDYQLAENVSIEARVLTCKAAGAKVVVISALGGTELEERINASGADAYFDKATSMRVIAATMRQLLGMPAMHSNAPGEPHQHAEEVFKPRLSAGEEQALMLYCQGLATKDVAQAMNVQFETAKTYLRRVREKYARAGRPASRRADLVRRAAEDGYLT, from the coding sequence ATGCACAGTAATGGGGGACGCAGAGCGCCTGCGACGTTGGCAATTTTGGATGACCACGGGCTGTTGGTCGAAAGCATCACGAGTTGGTTTTCTGAAAACGCTCCAGATTTCGACGTGGTTTGTAGTGAAACCTCGTGGGCGGGGTGTTTAGGGAACCCTGCTTTTCCTGCCGATATGGTGTTGATGGACTACCAGTTGGCAGAAAACGTCTCTATTGAGGCACGTGTGCTCACGTGTAAAGCTGCCGGGGCCAAGGTCGTGGTGATCAGTGCTCTTGGTGGCACTGAGCTTGAGGAACGCATCAACGCTTCTGGAGCTGATGCATACTTCGATAAAGCAACGTCGATGCGTGTCATTGCTGCCACAATGCGCCAGTTACTGGGAATGCCTGCCATGCATTCGAACGCCCCGGGTGAGCCTCATCAACACGCCGAAGAGGTGTTCAAGCCTCGTTTGAGTGCCGGGGAAGAACAGGCATTAATGCTGTATTGCCAAGGTTTAGCAACTAAAGATGTCGCCCAAGCCATGAATGTTCAGTTTGAGACGGCCAAAACGTACCTCAGACGGGTCCGTGAGAAGTACGCTAGAGCAGGAAGACCCGCGTCTCGGCGGGCTGATTTGGTTCGGCGTGCAGCCGAGGATGGATATTTGACCTAA
- a CDS encoding sensor histidine kinase, producing the protein MQIGIPAKLAPVLFAQALSRLFLVYSAYSVIFAEVLLLLAGWHEGNAAVLWAGFLVGFPGFVLWWLMFSPLSPFSASLYLVFLSTCLVIATWAVLATMPDVVSTKFLPFSLLGFALITTCGVAARVRDRLFWATLGYLMANVAIFVGAQIAGGVFEFDLRLFAGFVIVVIAVSLTPGMLRSQSKIQPSLDKSMDFVSQDAEVVASAKDIAAHLHDTLLANLALIAQTKPGMLQQDVRESIEAQLARLEKSELATTRQTTAAQGNGSENHQRVSLVSQALIEAERNGLVINLSGDLASLESLTDDQISAVAAALTQCLANVLAHSGQRNSEIVLLGVSSHVSITVIDGGVGFDVEAVPEDRLGLRLSVRERIEKAGGSVRIWANPNQGTAIMMQFQTEVSDER; encoded by the coding sequence ATGCAGATCGGTATTCCTGCCAAACTCGCGCCTGTCTTGTTTGCTCAGGCACTCTCACGCCTGTTCTTGGTGTACTCGGCCTACTCAGTCATCTTTGCTGAAGTTCTACTTTTGCTCGCTGGCTGGCATGAGGGCAATGCTGCTGTTTTGTGGGCAGGGTTCTTGGTCGGCTTTCCTGGTTTTGTGCTGTGGTGGCTTATGTTTTCACCGCTGTCACCCTTCTCGGCATCCCTGTATTTGGTGTTCTTAAGTACCTGTTTAGTCATTGCTACGTGGGCTGTGCTCGCAACGATGCCAGATGTGGTGTCGACAAAGTTTCTGCCATTTAGCCTGCTGGGATTTGCCCTGATTACTACCTGCGGTGTTGCTGCTCGTGTTCGGGACAGATTGTTCTGGGCAACCTTGGGATATCTGATGGCGAATGTGGCAATTTTTGTGGGAGCACAGATTGCCGGGGGTGTTTTTGAATTTGATCTGAGGCTGTTTGCGGGGTTTGTGATTGTAGTAATCGCAGTTTCCCTCACTCCAGGAATGCTGCGTTCACAAAGCAAGATTCAGCCTTCACTTGATAAGAGCATGGATTTTGTTTCACAGGATGCTGAGGTTGTTGCCTCTGCTAAAGATATTGCCGCGCACTTGCATGACACGTTGCTGGCTAACCTAGCCCTGATTGCGCAAACAAAACCTGGAATGCTTCAGCAGGATGTTCGTGAATCAATCGAGGCGCAACTTGCACGTCTGGAAAAGAGTGAACTCGCGACTACTCGACAGACAACTGCTGCACAGGGCAACGGCTCAGAAAATCATCAACGCGTGAGCTTAGTTTCACAGGCGCTTATTGAAGCGGAGCGAAACGGACTCGTGATCAACCTCAGTGGGGATCTTGCTTCTTTAGAAAGCCTGACAGATGATCAGATTTCTGCAGTTGCTGCAGCACTCACCCAGTGTTTAGCCAATGTGTTAGCTCATTCAGGTCAGAGGAACTCCGAAATTGTTCTCTTGGGAGTTTCCTCGCACGTGAGCATCACAGTTATTGATGGTGGTGTGGGTTTTGATGTTGAAGCGGTCCCTGAAGACCGGTTGGGCCTGAGGCTTTCAGTTCGGGAACGTATTGAAAAGGCGGGTGGCTCTGTTCGAATATGGGCGAATCCAAATCAAGGTACCGCAATCATGATGCAGTTCCAAACGGAGGTGAGTGATGAGCGATAG
- a CDS encoding malate:quinone oxidoreductase: protein MALPRKLADVNAKTVDVALIGGGIMSATLGALIKQLQPDWSIQVYERLGEVAQESSNPWNNAGTGHAGLCELNYMPEAPDGSVEPSKAVAINEQFQVSLQFWAYMVASKMLDAPTTFINSTPHMTFVWGEANVEYLRKRYAVLKDQPLFAGMEYSEDPEVIAQWTPLLMDGRTGDEPIAATRITSGTDVDYGSLTKQLFTYITDNGAKLRTGTQVTSVKKLHNGHWRLSLRDMVGNTPHSITAKFVFVGAGGGALSLLQSAGIKEAKGFGGFPISGQFLRTTNPALVARHQAKVYGKASVGAPPMSVPHLDTRVVDGEKSLLFGPFAGFTPKFLKEGSWFDLPGSIRLNNIFPMLAVGATNLDLLKYLIGELMASPQKKLDALREFFPEAQHEDWELITAGQRVQVMKSDPKKVGVLQFGTEVIASADGTIAGLLGASPGASVSVPVMLDVLKRCFPAEFAGWEPEIKKMIPSYGTRLSDNPATAKKSFAASAQALKLST, encoded by the coding sequence GTGGCTTTGCCACGTAAACTTGCGGATGTGAATGCAAAGACAGTTGACGTCGCCCTGATTGGTGGCGGAATTATGAGCGCCACCCTGGGCGCACTCATTAAACAGCTGCAACCTGACTGGAGCATCCAAGTTTATGAGCGTCTGGGCGAAGTAGCTCAGGAAAGTTCAAACCCTTGGAACAACGCGGGAACCGGTCACGCAGGCTTATGTGAATTGAACTATATGCCTGAGGCTCCTGATGGTTCTGTCGAGCCTTCTAAGGCAGTTGCGATTAATGAGCAATTCCAGGTATCACTCCAGTTCTGGGCATACATGGTCGCTTCCAAGATGCTTGATGCGCCCACCACCTTCATTAACTCAACCCCTCACATGACGTTCGTCTGGGGAGAAGCAAACGTTGAATATTTGCGCAAGCGCTATGCGGTGCTCAAAGATCAGCCGCTGTTTGCCGGCATGGAGTATTCGGAAGATCCAGAAGTCATTGCCCAGTGGACACCACTTCTCATGGATGGCCGCACCGGTGACGAACCGATTGCCGCAACTCGAATTACGTCTGGTACTGACGTTGACTACGGTTCACTTACCAAGCAGCTTTTCACGTACATCACCGACAACGGTGCAAAACTGCGCACAGGAACTCAGGTGACATCCGTAAAGAAGCTTCACAACGGGCACTGGCGCTTGAGCTTGCGTGACATGGTCGGCAACACCCCGCATTCCATTACGGCCAAGTTTGTCTTTGTGGGTGCCGGTGGTGGCGCTTTGTCACTGCTCCAAAGCGCGGGAATCAAAGAAGCCAAGGGCTTCGGTGGATTCCCTATCTCCGGACAGTTCCTGCGCACCACCAATCCCGCCCTCGTAGCTCGCCACCAAGCCAAGGTCTATGGCAAGGCATCTGTTGGTGCGCCTCCAATGTCCGTTCCTCACTTAGACACCCGTGTTGTTGATGGCGAAAAGTCACTGTTGTTTGGACCGTTCGCAGGATTTACACCCAAGTTCCTCAAAGAGGGTTCCTGGTTCGATCTTCCTGGTTCAATTCGCCTAAACAACATTTTCCCCATGTTGGCCGTCGGAGCGACCAACCTTGACTTGTTGAAATACCTCATCGGCGAATTAATGGCGAGCCCGCAAAAGAAGCTCGATGCGTTGCGTGAATTCTTCCCTGAAGCACAGCACGAAGACTGGGAGCTCATCACTGCCGGTCAGCGCGTTCAAGTTATGAAGTCTGACCCCAAGAAGGTGGGTGTGCTTCAGTTTGGTACGGAGGTCATTGCCTCTGCGGACGGCACCATTGCTGGCCTGTTGGGTGCCTCGCCAGGTGCTTCTGTGTCCGTGCCTGTCATGTTGGACGTACTCAAGCGCTGCTTCCCCGCGGAGTTTGCTGGGTGGGAGCCAGAAATCAAGAAAATGATTCCCAGTTACGGAACACGTTTGTCTGACAACCCTGCGACCGCGAAGAAGTCTTTTGCAGCTTCAGCTCAGGCTCTCAAACTCTCCACATAG
- a CDS encoding aspartate-semialdehyde dehydrogenase: MTVIAPEGLNVAVVGATGQVGKVMRRLLEERNFPVKSIRFFASARSAGSVLPYAGHDVVVEDVETADPTGIDVALFSAGATASKAQAPRFAAAGVTVVDNSSAWRMDPEVPLVVSEVNPHAIKQAVKGIIANPNCTTMAAMPVLKVLDAEAGLERMNVTTFQAVSGSGLAGAEELAGQVRAAVDQGNIEDLVHDGSAISFPAPVKYVKTIAFDVVPLAGAIVEDGLNETDEEKKLRNESRKILELPELLVSGLCVRVPVFTGHSLSINAEFGKAISPERARELLADAPGVQLEEVPTPLQAAGADPSFVGRIRADETVDGGRGLAMFVSNDNLRKGAALNAVQIAELIAADRA; this comes from the coding sequence ATGACCGTCATCGCCCCCGAGGGGCTCAATGTTGCCGTGGTCGGTGCAACTGGCCAGGTCGGTAAGGTCATGCGTCGTTTGCTCGAGGAACGTAACTTCCCAGTCAAGTCGATTCGTTTCTTTGCTTCTGCTCGTTCTGCCGGAAGCGTGCTTCCCTACGCAGGCCATGATGTTGTCGTTGAGGACGTAGAAACCGCTGACCCAACTGGTATTGATGTTGCCCTGTTCTCTGCGGGAGCAACAGCCTCCAAGGCGCAAGCTCCACGTTTTGCAGCCGCCGGTGTCACTGTGGTGGACAACTCTTCTGCATGGCGCATGGATCCAGAAGTTCCTCTGGTTGTGTCCGAGGTCAATCCTCACGCCATCAAGCAGGCAGTCAAAGGCATCATTGCGAACCCCAACTGCACCACCATGGCCGCCATGCCTGTGCTTAAAGTTCTCGATGCTGAAGCAGGTCTTGAGCGAATGAACGTGACCACCTTCCAGGCTGTGTCTGGTTCTGGACTGGCAGGTGCCGAAGAACTTGCTGGCCAAGTTCGTGCAGCCGTTGATCAGGGAAACATTGAAGACTTGGTTCACGATGGTTCAGCTATTTCTTTCCCCGCACCTGTGAAATATGTCAAGACGATTGCCTTTGACGTTGTTCCACTTGCCGGCGCCATCGTGGAAGACGGCCTCAACGAAACCGATGAAGAAAAGAAGTTGCGCAACGAAAGCCGCAAGATTCTGGAGCTTCCTGAACTGTTAGTTTCCGGCTTGTGTGTTCGTGTTCCCGTGTTCACTGGTCACTCTTTGTCCATCAATGCAGAATTTGGTAAGGCAATTTCGCCAGAGCGCGCTCGCGAATTGCTCGCAGACGCTCCCGGCGTCCAGCTCGAAGAAGTACCCACACCACTTCAAGCTGCCGGAGCTGATCCTTCTTTCGTTGGTCGAATCCGTGCAGATGAGACAGTAGATGGCGGTCGCGGCCTGGCAATGTTTGTCAGTAATGACAACTTGCGTAAGGGTGCTGCCCTCAACGCAGTGCAGATTGCTGAGTTGATTGCTGCAGATCGCGCCTAA
- a CDS encoding aspartate kinase, which produces MSLIVQKYGGSSVADAESIKRVAKRIVDTREAGNDVVVVVSAMGDTTDELMDLANEVSHDHAPRELDMLLTAGERISMALVAMAVRSLGHDAKSFTGSQAGMITDAQHGTARIVEVTPDRLRDAVADGDIAIVAGFQGFNRSTGDITTLGRGGSDTSAVALAAALNADVCEIYTDVDGVFTADPRVVPHASKIHRISTEEMLELAANGAKVLNIRATEYARRHGVTLHVRSSFVPDEGTIVYNPTEGETVEEPIITGVAGDLSEAKITVAGVPDVPGKAAQIFTIVAEADVNIDMIVQNVSPAGTGQTDISFTLPKAEADSALAALKFAQSQIGFTDLALDENIGKLSVVGAGMRTSSGVSAQLFTALFEAGVNIDMISTSEIRISVIMRADQLNEALRKVHTAFGLDSAVEAVVHAGTGR; this is translated from the coding sequence GTGAGCTTGATTGTGCAGAAATATGGCGGATCGTCCGTTGCTGATGCTGAAAGCATCAAGCGCGTCGCCAAGCGCATCGTCGATACTCGCGAAGCGGGAAATGATGTCGTTGTTGTCGTTTCTGCAATGGGAGACACTACCGATGAACTGATGGACCTTGCTAACGAGGTCTCACACGACCACGCGCCACGTGAGCTTGACATGCTGCTCACCGCTGGTGAGCGTATTTCAATGGCTCTAGTCGCCATGGCTGTGCGCTCTCTCGGGCACGATGCAAAATCCTTCACGGGATCTCAGGCCGGAATGATTACCGATGCCCAGCACGGAACTGCTCGCATTGTTGAAGTCACTCCTGACCGTCTGCGTGATGCCGTTGCCGATGGCGACATTGCCATTGTTGCTGGTTTCCAAGGCTTCAACCGTTCCACCGGTGACATCACCACACTCGGTCGTGGCGGATCTGATACTTCAGCTGTTGCTCTTGCGGCAGCCCTCAACGCAGATGTGTGTGAGATCTACACCGACGTGGATGGTGTCTTTACTGCTGACCCACGTGTTGTTCCTCACGCATCTAAAATTCACCGCATTTCAACCGAAGAAATGCTGGAGTTGGCAGCAAACGGTGCCAAAGTTCTCAATATTCGCGCAACGGAATATGCACGCCGTCATGGTGTGACATTGCACGTGCGCTCCTCCTTCGTCCCCGACGAGGGAACAATCGTGTACAACCCCACGGAGGGAGAAACAGTGGAAGAGCCCATCATCACCGGTGTTGCCGGTGACCTGAGCGAGGCCAAGATCACCGTTGCCGGTGTTCCAGACGTCCCAGGTAAAGCAGCACAAATTTTCACCATCGTTGCTGAGGCAGATGTGAACATCGACATGATTGTGCAGAACGTATCGCCTGCAGGAACTGGACAGACCGATATTTCATTCACCCTCCCCAAGGCAGAAGCTGACTCAGCTCTTGCTGCTCTAAAGTTTGCTCAGTCACAGATCGGTTTCACCGATCTTGCACTGGATGAGAACATCGGCAAGCTCTCCGTGGTGGGTGCGGGTATGCGCACTAGCTCGGGTGTTTCTGCTCAGCTGTTCACCGCTCTGTTTGAAGCAGGGGTGAACATCGACATGATCTCTACCTCTGAGATTCGCATCTCGGTCATCATGCGTGCGGACCAGCTCAACGAGGCTTTACGTAAGGTTCACACTGCTTTCGGACTTGACTCCGCTGTTGAGGCCGTCGTTCATGCAGGAACCGGCCGATGA
- the recR gene encoding recombination mediator RecR — protein MYDGIVQELIDELGRLPGVGPKSAQRIAFHILQTESFDVTRLSAVLLEVREKVKFCEICGNVSEEVTCAICRDPRRDPTFICVVEEAKDVVAIERTREFRGLYHVLGGAISPIDGIGPDDLRIRQLMTRLADGTVTEVIIATDPNLEGEATATYLSRLLKTLEIKVSRLASGLPVGGDLEYADEVTLGRAFEGRRTVS, from the coding sequence ATGTATGACGGCATAGTTCAGGAGCTCATTGATGAATTGGGCCGACTTCCCGGTGTAGGACCCAAGTCAGCTCAGCGCATCGCGTTTCATATTCTGCAAACAGAATCTTTCGATGTGACCCGCCTGTCAGCAGTGTTGTTGGAAGTTCGGGAAAAAGTTAAGTTCTGTGAGATTTGCGGAAACGTATCTGAAGAAGTGACCTGCGCTATCTGCCGTGACCCCAGGCGTGACCCGACGTTCATCTGTGTCGTGGAAGAAGCCAAAGACGTCGTTGCTATTGAGCGCACCCGAGAATTCCGCGGGCTCTACCACGTACTGGGCGGAGCAATTAGCCCCATTGATGGCATTGGGCCGGATGACCTTCGTATTCGCCAACTCATGACGCGTCTAGCGGATGGCACAGTCACTGAGGTCATCATCGCCACCGACCCCAATCTCGAAGGCGAAGCAACCGCGACGTATCTTTCTCGTTTGTTGAAGACTCTAGAAATTAAGGTCTCGCGTCTAGCTTCCGGTCTTCCTGTTGGTGGCGATTTGGAATATGCCGACGAAGTGACCCTCGGCCGCGCCTTTGAAGGCCGTCGCACCGTCTCCTGA
- a CDS encoding DNA polymerase III subunit gamma and tau, producing MATALYRRYRPESFADVIGQSHVTEPLMTALRTNRVNHAYLFSGPRGCGKTTSARILARCLNCAEGPTDTPCGVCPSCVELSREGGGSLDVVEIDAASHNGVDDARDLRERAVFAPARDRYKIFILDEAHMVTPQGFNALLKLVEEPPEHVKFIFATTEPEKVIGTIRSRTHHYPFRLIPPAQMLEYCESLCASENISVEPGVLALVVRAGGGSARDTLSLLDQLIAGSENDAVTYERAVSLLGYTHAALLDEAVDALAAGDSAGAFAAVDRVIQTGQDPRRFVEDLLERLRDLILVAATGANANAVLRGIPSDELEHMQAQAQNFGAADLSRAADVVNSSLTEMTGATSPRLHLELMIARLLVRATGSGSGPVVAPVASAPAVAPAAQKKEAPAPAPATAVASAPTPKAEKPAPATEPMKEESKVVPAGPVGTRELLEAWPAVLDKIQATSRAAWLVVVAAQVRSLEDEVLTLVFSNEADAASFRPQKGVPGGVHEILRQAILDTVGVRVSFKVSSDSSATAPIDKVSTTTDAGRSAHNAPREFATPAPAEEEPPLPEEPPADLAEEPPVDVQADDGWDVVAIPSGTPAVLDDESSSDSKATSEPDVADTGSQLSAEEAELQDRRYGEAVVREILDAKFISEEVTAPTPVISAED from the coding sequence GTGGCTACCGCACTGTATCGCCGTTATCGGCCTGAATCCTTCGCTGACGTAATTGGGCAATCCCATGTCACCGAACCGTTGATGACGGCTCTGAGAACAAATCGGGTCAACCACGCTTACCTTTTCAGCGGTCCTCGTGGTTGCGGTAAGACAACCTCTGCTCGAATTCTCGCTCGATGCTTGAACTGTGCCGAAGGACCAACTGATACTCCCTGTGGCGTCTGCCCCAGTTGTGTCGAGCTTTCTCGTGAGGGTGGCGGATCTCTCGATGTGGTCGAAATTGACGCTGCCAGCCACAACGGCGTTGATGATGCACGCGACTTACGTGAGCGTGCGGTCTTTGCTCCTGCGCGTGACCGCTACAAAATCTTCATTCTCGATGAAGCACACATGGTCACCCCGCAGGGCTTCAACGCCTTGCTCAAGCTCGTCGAAGAACCACCCGAGCATGTGAAGTTCATTTTCGCTACTACGGAACCTGAAAAGGTTATCGGCACGATTCGTTCGCGCACCCATCACTACCCCTTCCGCTTGATTCCTCCAGCTCAAATGTTGGAATACTGCGAGAGCTTATGCGCCTCAGAAAATATCTCGGTTGAACCAGGGGTGCTGGCATTGGTTGTTCGTGCGGGCGGTGGCTCTGCCCGCGACACTCTCTCCTTGCTCGATCAACTCATTGCCGGTTCTGAAAATGATGCCGTCACCTACGAGCGTGCTGTTTCCCTCCTGGGATATACCCACGCCGCACTGCTTGATGAAGCCGTTGATGCGCTCGCCGCTGGAGATTCCGCAGGAGCATTTGCTGCCGTCGATCGAGTGATTCAGACAGGTCAAGATCCTCGTCGTTTTGTGGAAGATCTTCTGGAACGACTGCGTGATCTCATTCTTGTTGCCGCAACCGGAGCAAACGCAAACGCGGTACTGCGCGGTATTCCTTCAGATGAACTCGAGCATATGCAGGCACAGGCTCAGAATTTTGGTGCCGCGGATCTTTCTCGTGCCGCAGATGTGGTCAACTCCTCACTAACTGAGATGACCGGTGCAACTTCACCGCGTCTCCATCTTGAATTGATGATTGCCCGTCTGCTTGTTCGTGCAACCGGTAGTGGTTCTGGTCCGGTTGTGGCTCCAGTTGCATCCGCACCGGCTGTTGCGCCTGCTGCACAGAAAAAGGAAGCCCCAGCTCCAGCACCTGCAACTGCAGTTGCTTCTGCACCAACACCAAAGGCTGAAAAGCCTGCACCTGCCACTGAGCCAATGAAGGAAGAATCCAAGGTGGTTCCTGCAGGGCCGGTGGGAACACGTGAACTTCTTGAAGCATGGCCTGCTGTATTGGACAAAATCCAGGCGACGTCCCGTGCAGCCTGGCTCGTCGTTGTTGCAGCGCAAGTTCGCTCTCTTGAAGATGAAGTACTCACGCTCGTATTTAGTAACGAAGCAGATGCTGCGTCTTTCCGCCCACAAAAGGGTGTTCCCGGCGGTGTCCACGAAATTTTGCGTCAAGCAATCCTGGATACCGTTGGTGTTCGCGTGAGCTTCAAAGTTTCCAGTGACTCCAGTGCGACCGCACCTATCGACAAAGTCAGCACAACAACAGATGCTGGGAGATCCGCTCACAACGCACCGCGAGAGTTTGCAACCCCAGCTCCCGCAGAAGAGGAGCCTCCTCTTCCGGAGGAACCACCAGCTGATCTTGCAGAAGAACCTCCAGTAGATGTGCAAGCCGATGATGGCTGGGATGTTGTTGCAATCCCGTCAGGAACTCCAGCAGTTCTCGATGATGAATCATCTTCAGATTCGAAGGCCACATCCGAGCCTGACGTGGCTGACACTGGTTCTCAACTCAGCGCCGAGGAAGCAGAGCTTCAAGACCGCCGTTATGGTGAAGCAGTAGTTCGGGAAATCTTGGATGCCAAGTTTATTTCTGAAGAGGTCACTGCCCCCACTCCCGTTATTTCTGCTGAGGACTAG
- a CDS encoding VOC family protein, translating into MVNSLFVNLPIANLKKSVEFFTALGFTFNPQFTDDQSTCMIVNDNIFIMLLEHAKFESFIEKKIAPRDTAEAIFGLSCDSADKVRELCEKAFAQGARQLNDPEDIGFMFSWGFEDLDGHLWDVFWMNPEHIIS; encoded by the coding sequence ATGGTTAATTCCCTCTTTGTGAATCTCCCCATCGCAAACCTCAAGAAATCTGTTGAGTTCTTTACTGCACTGGGTTTCACCTTCAACCCCCAATTCACGGATGATCAATCAACCTGCATGATTGTCAACGACAACATCTTCATCATGCTGCTCGAACACGCAAAGTTTGAAAGCTTCATTGAGAAGAAGATCGCCCCCAGAGACACCGCTGAAGCTATTTTTGGACTGTCGTGTGACTCTGCTGACAAAGTACGCGAGCTCTGCGAGAAGGCATTTGCCCAAGGTGCACGTCAGCTGAATGATCCTGAAGATATCGGCTTCATGTTCAGCTGGGGTTTTGAAGATCTCGATGGCCACCTGTGGGATGTGTTCTGGATGAATCCAGAACACATTATTTCCTAA
- a CDS encoding phage tail protein: protein MPTPIDFTTVSTHGVESSPHSEALAGLRANEARYFKNKYDIVFETTPASEAPQLVDYVAKVLLERDIVVSSKPLEVTQMMVDTADGLVRWTYVFYESGLAINVLYTVNDNKKRAVGFKLSDGMDVPEELSSFKFARMKSKLAGTIRGSYFVVKGEY from the coding sequence ATGCCAACTCCCATTGATTTCACCACCGTTTCAACTCACGGCGTGGAATCTTCCCCGCACTCTGAGGCGCTGGCGGGACTTCGCGCCAATGAAGCTCGCTATTTCAAGAACAAGTACGACATCGTTTTCGAAACCACTCCAGCCAGTGAGGCACCTCAGCTCGTGGATTACGTAGCTAAGGTGTTACTCGAAAGAGACATTGTTGTATCGTCTAAACCGCTGGAAGTCACCCAAATGATGGTTGACACTGCGGATGGCCTCGTGAGATGGACCTATGTTTTTTATGAAAGCGGGCTTGCCATCAACGTTCTCTACACCGTCAACGACAACAAAAAACGTGCTGTCGGCTTCAAGCTCTCTGACGGCATGGACGTTCCAGAGGAACTAAGCAGTTTCAAGTTCGCACGGATGAAGTCCAAGCTTGCCGGAACGATTCGTGGCAGTTACTTCGTTGTAAAAGGTGAGTACTAG
- a CDS encoding cupin domain-containing protein encodes MSGYEITNIGAPETWRDHLGGFVPQTTRQGRRVVDHEMTNQFIGMTANAYEPGEEAGYWHTHSEIEELYIFLEGSGQMGLDEDIVDVTAGSVVRVGQDVWRTWRALPESDGQLRWICIRAGAGELTSYPHDATRDHERPSPW; translated from the coding sequence ATGAGCGGTTACGAAATCACGAACATAGGTGCGCCGGAAACATGGCGCGACCACCTTGGCGGCTTCGTGCCCCAGACGACACGTCAGGGTCGGAGGGTCGTCGATCATGAAATGACAAACCAATTTATTGGTATGACGGCTAATGCCTATGAACCCGGTGAAGAAGCCGGATACTGGCATACCCATTCCGAGATCGAAGAGCTCTACATCTTTCTTGAAGGCTCAGGGCAGATGGGTCTTGATGAGGACATTGTTGATGTCACTGCCGGTTCTGTCGTTCGCGTGGGACAGGACGTGTGGCGAACCTGGCGAGCACTACCTGAAAGCGATGGTCAATTGCGGTGGATTTGCATTCGTGCTGGTGCAGGTGAGCTCACCAGCTACCCGCACGATGCCACGAGAGATCACGAGCGCCCATCACCTTGGTAA
- a CDS encoding pyridoxamine 5'-phosphate oxidase family protein: protein MSEYPIDHLSDEESWDVIQTNHIGRIASAREGAPDIYPVAYVTHNWKIYFRTGAESRLRKETDGRLVAFEAAHQMMRHFSSTVALGLVRTLTSAEAAQVLDELPIVEFAPNSEYVWMEFTPNEVRGRRLNVLDPHR from the coding sequence ATGAGCGAATACCCTATTGATCACCTCAGCGATGAAGAATCCTGGGACGTCATACAGACCAACCACATTGGTCGGATTGCCAGTGCACGCGAGGGTGCCCCTGACATTTATCCCGTGGCATACGTCACCCACAACTGGAAGATCTACTTCCGCACCGGTGCCGAATCACGACTGCGCAAAGAAACGGACGGTCGGCTCGTAGCTTTTGAAGCTGCACACCAAATGATGCGCCACTTTTCCAGCACGGTTGCACTTGGCCTTGTGAGAACGTTGACCAGTGCCGAGGCAGCTCAGGTTCTCGACGAACTTCCCATCGTGGAATTCGCACCCAATAGTGAATATGTCTGGATGGAGTTCACACCCAACGAGGTACGTGGCAGACGACTCAACGTCCTAGACCCGCACAGATAA
- a CDS encoding DoxX family protein: protein MAIVLSILNLAVAVLFVFVGTKKAFRPIPELAGQMPWVNTFSKRTVRLIGFAELAGGLGLVLPGIVGLGLLIPLIAALCLAILMIGAAVYHLRFKDNKGAIPSIVLAGILLILAMYMVF from the coding sequence ATGGCTATTGTGCTGTCGATTTTGAACTTGGCTGTTGCGGTTCTTTTTGTTTTTGTGGGAACGAAAAAAGCTTTCCGTCCTATTCCTGAACTAGCTGGCCAGATGCCGTGGGTGAACACATTCAGCAAGCGAACAGTTCGCCTCATTGGTTTTGCAGAACTCGCAGGTGGTCTGGGCCTGGTCTTACCCGGAATCGTTGGACTTGGCTTGCTGATTCCTCTGATTGCGGCACTGTGTTTGGCCATACTCATGATTGGTGCCGCGGTGTATCACCTGCGGTTCAAAGACAACAAAGGTGCTATACCCAGCATTGTTCTCGCCGGAATCTTGTTGATTCTTGCGATGTATATGGTGTTCTAA